AAAGATCTGAGTGCTTTttagttttgattcaaaattttattttagagttattgagttttttgttaaaaaaaaaagggggagttttcacatgtcacgctgtatctcagaaactatttatgattactGCATAACACTTACACACAAGACgatgggcgtatcatgcgctcatggcgcagctgtttattctatAATATTTCAAAGAGTAATTGTTTTCTCTGCTATGTTTAGTGGATGTAAAAAATCGGACAGCTTCGAAGGACGAAGGATTTTTTCGGGGTTCGTATTGATAGTGAATCCGGCAAATTGTAACAAACCCTGTGGGTGGAAAGTCAACTAATAAATTAAATACGGTGTGTTTAGGAGAGTTCGACGTTtgccatattcatgatattttttagtTCATGCATGTAGATAGTGATCGACTCACCATAATAGGATTTTGAATTATGTAggaaaagaaagacaactctaatcTTTTTGTTCAGTTAGAAAACGAACTATGGATATagattatatatacatatttttgaaCCGCTACTTAGCTGTTGCATATTAGTCCAGTCAAATCAAGtttgaacctcaaactaattgcaacagaaaatgttttagttctaaatagttatcaaaggtacaaggattatgatttagtacgtcagacgcgcgtgtcgtctacataagactcatcagtgacgctcagtatcaaaatatttataaagccaaacaagaaaaaagttgaagagcattgaggatccaaaattccaaaaagttgtgccatataCGGCTAACCTATAGCATTAAGCCCCAAATAAACGCagaaaaaaagtcccataaaatctgaCTTGAGAAAAactcaaatttttcatttttaatttcttatggaaattaacattgacaagggagataactctgcaaaaatgtTTTgggttgattttcttaaaattcatgtaaagTAAGAAACTTTGATGGGGTTTTAAGCTCGTAtttgactatattatataatGTTCTGCTCATAAAATggacaaaaccgaagtgttatatgggttattatttttttggggcacatttttttatcaaagaaaTTGCAAATTGATGGCTTTGTGATCATTTTGAAAACATAATttgaatatttggtattgtttatatctgtaaattatatttgttcagcatctacctTATGTAACGAAACTTAATACCACAAAATTAGAGGAATATATGATTATCTAGTTTTTGTCAATTTTAGATGCTTTACCTTCACATgctgaaaaatttaataaatggttAACTAATGCATTATGAAACCTAGGTTGTAGCTCGATATAAGatatgaaaaaaaccttaagAGTTGTTTGTCATACTCTTAAGTTGACTTCagtatcaagaatcaatacattcctGTTGAATAGAAGCAGTAATTtagttataattttgtaataatttttattgaaatttctgCCTTTTTTTGCCTTCTCAAtacaaatctccataggaatatTCAAATCatgtgatttttttgttttcctcaagttagattttatggggctattttctgtgtatatttgggatATAATGCTGAagattaaaaaacttaaaaaccttctgttgcaattacttcaagGTAAGGATctaatttatgctagattgactgaaCTATATATCTTGATCAAGTTATCTatgtgtctttttattttcaaatactcaCTTATGTCCAATAGTATCTTATTTCTGAAActgttattgtttttatatatgcatgtatGATATTGCAACAATTTTTGATTTCTCTAAACAAAATGATCTAGTGAGGAAACATCACATCTCACAACCTCATATCATTCTTGAAGCTTTTTTGAACtgataatgttataaatatctcTTTCTTAAAGACATCACTAGACAACACTTAATATCATGTATCAAGTATTTTTCATTTACTTTACATGTGTACCTTTCAGCTGGAACTCATACAGCCGTGCATGCCTCTCTTAATACTGGTGATTGTTACAAATTTCACGGTGGAATCCATACTTTAAACGGTTATACATTTTATCAGCTGCAGAATGTCCATGGCGAGGTTAGTTACTTGTAAACGTTACAATTCATTACCACGCCAAAAAAAGTAATGTACATGTTAAGGGCTTTGAAGAAAACCAAATTAGCCCATCCCGACCGATTTCAAGAGGTAAACATTTCTGCCGTCTTACATGTCAATGCGTATTGAAGTAACGTTGTGACAAAGTAGAAGTACAACTGGAAGCAAACCGAAACAGACATAATTTTCAATAACAGGAATAACTTAATAGTCTGAAACGctatataaaaaacatatatattctgaAATAATTTTGAATCCAGAATAAGGAATATCCGCCAAAAATGAGTTCACATAAATTTGCAAAGGGGTTAACACGTAGGGGTATAAATGAACAActatttttcaattgttttcagcGCAAGTGCGCGGATCCAAGGTTTTGATAAAAATTGTGAGCCTTGACAAGCCAACATTTGGAGAACTACTTATCGAATGTCTATATGAATCTACATTATTGCTCCCCAGGACCCTGCCACCAACAATCCGCATCTGAATTAATGCAGATAGAAATGTAAACAGCAGCATTGAGTTGGTGCCAAACCTATTGACTAAGCTAATATatagctcgtttaattttcataaaattttgacaaaatatttattttgagcCATGAACAAAAATTTTTAAACACACACTTCATGGGACAAATTTCATAAGATATATACACAATATTAGTTACACAGTATGCTTGTGACTTAATGCGGTATATATATGGGgccagtaaattccatatggggattcgagcttcgctctcaccccatatggaatttactgaccccatatataccgtattacgtcactagcactagcactatgtaacaaatttatcttaccgactatcttaacgtgtgaaatttatactacatgtagtgacctatcaaaatgagcaagtttTCAATACTGGTAGCaataagaaactacttccattgatcctacaaaaacagatgccaacagtAACAACTTGCTAGCTATATAGGTTTCAATGTGTTTTacgaatttatttcaatcttactcatcaatttcttcgtctgttgaaacctttaacattttttctcagtatcgttttgtttttataaagggacgtaaaaCCACTACTAACCGaatatgaaataagccccgcctccctactaacctaatataaTATACACAgtctccacgcggacgcttttaaccaatcatagtcctagaaatgtataggaggtacaTAAGGAGATAAATAgtacacttattttgatcattgaggaGCTTAATGTTTCCTTAAAAATGGAACGTGACTTTAAACGTTGAGCTGAATTTTAAAGAGTAATCTCCTTATAGTGTTATGTACAACCTTAAGATAGTTAGTTccctttaaagatatttttttatattttcagaatttatGGGTTGCTGGTAACTACCTTAACACAGCAACATCAGGTCACTGTACAAGTATgtataacaaaatacatttttacatctatagaaataagaaggtCTGGTATGGTTGAGAATGACCAAATGACATGGGCACATGTTCCTGAATGAACATAGATCTACATGTATTGTCAATGTCAATGACATTATGAGAGCACCTCAGCCTTACATATAACACCAAAACACATCGATAGGTACAAATGTTACATGCATGTACAGTCTTAAGCAACTAACAACTGCATCAGACTAAGTAAATGACTTATCTCAAGTGTAGACATGAGGCTAGATTAAGACTATTTGAAAATGTAATGTAGAACTTACTCTGATTTATCGGCTACATTTTCCTCACATATTTTGTAAAACATGACGTATATTTAAGGTTGAATTTGagttataaagaatattttgtttactttgtaGATTTTTAAACACCACTATTTAGATAATAACAATATACCAGTTGTTTTTAAAAGGTCACAATTAAACGCATTGAGACATTGAaagccaaaaaaaacaacaaaggaaattaaaaaaaaaacactactaGTTAATATATATCACAGTAATCTCTCGTGTAGAAGTATGTGCCCATAACTATTTAACATTATTATGTAGGGTATGGCATTGAGATAATTCTTCAAAGAAAAATGCATTTCACATGTATAGGTTTGTTATTATCATTTGTTAATTATGTAACCAGTACTTTTGTTACTATTTTAAAGCCACACATTCAACTGGGACGACGTGCAGCGATGCAGTAGCAAAGGATTATGCTTGTAAAATATTGGCCCTCCACAATGCTGGTAAGATCCATCTTTGGAACAAACACCCTTCCGGAGAACATGACAACGCATACGCTTACAACAACATCAACGACGCATGTCATGGACATGCTGCATCCCGATCCCAGTAAGTAAGGAGAACTAGTTCACATTTAATAGTGCAATAGCGATCATATAGAAACTTCACTTCCGTTGCTATCAAATACCGGTAAAACTTGTAACATCGTTTCAGAAAAAGAGATGAAATTTCCGGAGGTGAAATCATGAACGCACACGTCAAAGATAAACCGTCAATGTCATTCATAAAACAAAGACTAGGAAAAATCAAAACACtttatagaaaacttaagaaaaacaacacaaacagttGATTCTGAAGGTAATCAGATCTTGCCCTACatgtgtcacatgtcatgttgcTCGTGGTAAGTATACATTTTGATGATGCATCTAATTTAGGAAAAGAGGACGCGTTTATAAATAATTAATCAGTGAATAATCAGTATAAGTAAATAAGTAAATAATTCAataatgaaagaagaaaaaaacacttaTTTATTCGTCCTACTTAACATCGTTTATTTACAGTTACACGTGTGGTGAATGTAGAAACCCAGGGGCTCCCGGAGGCCACGTGTGTCTTAGCCGTAAACTTCTTCAATACATCCATGACATAGGATCATCAGGCTACATACATGTAAGTAGAAAATACATCCATAACTTCTCTGCTTCGAGATAACatagaaacaaatatattttttgtcgtttacagaaatatgaaaaattcGCACTGAATCTTTTCCATATAAggatcatttgaaaaaaaacaaactttcatCCTTTATAAATTTCACAGTATGATAGCTTATTGTATGAATTTGAGCTTTAAACGACATTGTGGCGTACGTCTATCTATGCTTGTCACCAATTTTAAAAGCCTAATTAAAGCTAACAAATTTAACTTTTAGCAAATGTCTGGTGAATATagcacataataaaaaaaaaaaacatatttaagatagcagtattcattaattatttttgatTACAGCTATTCATGTacatcaattcaaaattttacatATTGCGATATGCCATTTAATAAAAGCAGTATATCAAAACCAGTTAAGTTTTCTCGAAcagcataaaaaaacatttgaagacGATAGTCGACACGCGTCTTCCTGAAAGACTCAACCATTTAATTATTCCAAGTTACTatcattttttgaattattttttaagtttttgtatATAAGTTAATAATAAAACTCTTGCACAACAAACGgttgaatacatgtacatgtttatcaATGTTACATCAACACTGCAAAAATGTCATTCAATAAGCATATTGTGtggtctctcgtggagagttgtctcattagcaatcataccacatcttcttttttatatttatagctgATTTAAAAATGCATACTAGAAAAATACAGAAAACGAAATGTGCAAAGCcaaatatgtattgacaatattGTACATCGTATTTTGGTTTTAGGTCAATGAAATAGCAGGTGCTTGTCATAGCTGCCACAGTCGTCATTACAATGGCAAAGCAGTGGACCTCGACAACGGCAGGAACAGCCTTTTTCTGTCAAAGTGCAGAGAATACGGTGGAGTTGAACCACTAAACGAAGGAAATCATATCCACTGTG
This sequence is a window from Mytilus edulis chromosome 1, xbMytEdul2.2, whole genome shotgun sequence. Protein-coding genes within it:
- the LOC139485796 gene encoding uncharacterized protein, with translation MLSFAFVFVFVGIVAANITGTKPTSGTCLCVSGTHVNAHTSAGTHTAVHASLNTGDCYKFHGGIHTLNGYTFYQLQNVHGENLWVAGNYLNTATSGHCTTTHSTGTTCSDAVAKDYACKILALHNAGKIHLWNKHPSGEHDNAYAYNNINDACHGHAASRSHYTCGECRNPGAPGGHVCLSRKLLQYIHDIGSSGYIHVNEIAGACHSCHSRHYNGKAVDLDNGRNSLFLSKCREYGGVEPLNEGNHIHCGFA